One genomic segment of Rivularia sp. PCC 7116 includes these proteins:
- a CDS encoding glutamine amidotransferase produces the protein MKSATVIRHIAFEDLGTLEIALERQGYTIKYLEAAVDNLTDISPTEDMLIILGGPIGAYDEQDYPFLVDELRLLEQRLKADLPTLGICLGAQLMARALGARVYPGGQKEIGWSNIHLSQTGKNSPLINLDVENTPVLHWHGDTFDLPQGATRLASSSLYENQAFSWGKASMGLQFHPEVTQTGLERWFIGHACEINSTPGISVKQLRADTVKYGHLLQEKAVEVWENWLESVQLVR, from the coding sequence ATGAAAAGCGCAACAGTTATTAGACATATAGCCTTTGAAGATTTAGGTACTCTCGAAATAGCTCTTGAAAGACAAGGTTACACAATTAAATATCTGGAAGCGGCAGTAGATAATTTGACCGATATTTCTCCTACTGAAGATATGTTAATTATTTTGGGAGGTCCGATTGGTGCTTATGATGAACAAGACTATCCTTTCCTAGTTGATGAATTACGTTTATTAGAACAGCGTTTGAAAGCCGATTTACCTACACTTGGTATTTGTTTGGGTGCTCAATTGATGGCTAGAGCTTTAGGAGCGAGAGTTTATCCTGGAGGACAAAAGGAAATTGGCTGGTCTAATATTCACTTAAGCCAAACAGGTAAAAATTCACCTTTGATTAACTTAGATGTAGAAAATACTCCCGTACTTCATTGGCATGGTGATACCTTCGATCTACCTCAAGGTGCTACCCGTTTGGCTTCAAGTTCGTTATATGAAAATCAGGCATTTTCTTGGGGTAAAGCCAGCATGGGGTTGCAATTTCATCCAGAAGTCACTCAGACAGGATTAGAACGTTGGTTTATTGGTCATGCTTGTGAAATTAATTCTACTCCCGGTATCAGCGTTAAGCAATTACGTGCCGATACTGTTAAATATGGTCATCTTTTACAAGAGAAAGCCGTTGAAGTTTGGGAAAATTGGTTGGAATCAGTTCAGCTTGTTCGGTAG
- a CDS encoding diiron oxygenase, which translates to MNGQQAALKINYSEQESRLFSGWNEKSWIRSKPMRQDSIVGLPFSPDLVPLANHSVIAQDSNLWMTVLAYRLLAHLQFTTLLELNHVNPVCSALSLGSAPINLNVQQRNDALKIYCDEGGHALFVELFSTQVKETFSLGDSILGRPIFEKVIENIIRENQSKLSPDLIKLFFVTISETLVTKVLKQVPSDPNVADVVRNVIGDHAADEALHGAYFQALFPLLWQNLSSLEKQEMIKILPRLVWAFLGPDYDVEYNVLKALDFSDVDAKGILQEVFVPSDVAAGVKQAASPTLRMFEKAGVFEVCGAFQIFADYQLIS; encoded by the coding sequence ATGAACGGACAACAAGCAGCATTAAAAATTAATTATTCCGAGCAAGAATCTAGATTATTTAGTGGTTGGAATGAGAAAAGTTGGATTAGAAGCAAACCAATGCGTCAAGATTCTATTGTTGGTTTACCTTTCTCCCCAGATTTAGTTCCTTTAGCAAATCATTCCGTTATTGCTCAAGATAGTAATCTTTGGATGACCGTTCTTGCTTATCGACTTTTAGCGCATCTTCAATTTACTACACTCTTAGAGTTAAATCATGTTAATCCTGTTTGTAGTGCTTTATCTCTAGGAAGTGCGCCAATTAACTTAAATGTTCAACAACGTAATGATGCTTTAAAAATCTATTGTGATGAAGGTGGTCATGCTTTATTTGTAGAGCTTTTTTCTACCCAAGTTAAGGAAACATTTTCGCTAGGGGATTCTATTCTTGGTCGTCCTATTTTTGAAAAAGTTATTGAAAATATAATTAGAGAAAATCAATCTAAATTATCACCTGATTTAATTAAATTATTTTTTGTGACTATTTCCGAAACCTTGGTAACAAAGGTATTAAAACAAGTTCCTAGCGACCCCAATGTAGCTGATGTTGTGAGAAATGTAATTGGCGACCATGCAGCGGATGAAGCATTACACGGTGCTTATTTTCAAGCCTTATTTCCTTTATTGTGGCAAAATCTATCATCTTTAGAAAAGCAGGAAATGATTAAAATTTTACCCCGTCTGGTTTGGGCTTTCTTGGGGCCAGATTATGATGTGGAATACAACGTTCTTAAAGCTTTAGATTTTAGCGATGTTGATGCTAAAGGTATTTTGCAAGAAGTTTTTGTACCCAGTGATGTTGCTGCTGGTGTAAAACAAGCGGCTAGTCCAACTTTAAGAATGTTTGAAAAGGCTGGTGTGTTTGAAGTCTGTGGTGCTTTCCAAATATTTGCCGATTATCAATTAATATCTTAA